A genomic region of Raphanus sativus cultivar WK10039 chromosome 6, ASM80110v3, whole genome shotgun sequence contains the following coding sequences:
- the LOC108805873 gene encoding ceramide synthase 1 LOH3 produces MGLLESVKSIKWELESPPVYQDFRLLPLFAVLFPSIRFLLDRFVFEKLAKHLIYGKQRQNIGDDATERRKKIRKFKESAWKCVYYLSAEILALSVTYNEPWFMNTKYFWVGPGDQSWPNQQTKLKLKLLYMFVAGFYTYSIFALIFWETRRSDFGVSMGHHIATLILIVLSYVCSFSRVGSVVLALHDASDVFLEVGKMSKYSGAEGIASFSFILFVLSWIILRLIYYPFWILWSTSYEVVLELDKDKHPVEGPIYYYMFNTLLYCLLVLHIYWWVLMYRMLVKQIQDRGKLSEDVRSDSEGEDEHED; encoded by the exons ATGGGTTTGTTAGAATCTGTGAAATCGATCAAGTGGGAACTCGAGTCACCTCCGGTTTACCAGGAttttcgtcttcttcctctcttcgCTGTGCTCTTCCCTTCGATTCGGTTCCTCCTCGATAGATTCGTCTTCGAG AAATTGGCAAAACATTTGATATATGGGAAACAGAGACAGAATATTGGGGATGATGCAACCGAGAGACGCAAGAAAATCAGGAAATTCAAAGAATCAGCCTGGAAGTGTGTTTACTATCTGTCAGCTGAGATTCTTGCTCTTTCTGTGACTTACAATGAACCTTGGTTTATGAACACTAAATACTTTTGGGTTGGCCCTGGAGATCAGTCCTGGCCTAATCAACAAACCAA GTTAAAGTTGAAGCTTTTGTATATGTTTGTGGCTGGATTCTATACATACTCAATCTTTGCTCTCATCTTCTGGGAAACAAGACGTTCTGATTTTGGAGTTTCAATGGGTCATCATATCGCTACTCTTATTCTTATTGTCCTCTCATACGTATGTAG CTTCTCTCGTGTTGGTTCGGTTGTTCTGGCACTTCATGATGCAAGTGATGTGTTTCTTGAAGTTGGGAAAATGTCTAAATATAGTGGAGCCGAAGGAATCGCAAGCTTTTCATTCATTCTTTTCGTTTTGTCTTGGATCATTCTTCGCCTCATTTACTATCCCTTTTGGATCCTATGGAGCACAAG cTATGAAGTAGTTTTAGAACTAGATAAGGACAAGCACCCGGTTGAAGGACCTATTTACTACTACATGTTCAACACTCTTCTTTATTGTTTGCTTGTTCTCCACATTTATTGGTGGGTTTTGATGTATCGGATGCTTGTGAAACAAATACAAGATAGAGGCAAACTCAGTGAAGATGTCAGATCCG ATTCTGAAGGGGAAGATGAGCATGAGGATTGA